In Streptomyces rapamycinicus NRRL 5491, the genomic stretch CACCAGGTGGTCCAGCCGGTCGGCGCCGCTCTCGATGCCCTCCAGCAGCTCGGCCTCGTCCTCCGCCGACCAGGCCACGTCATCGGAGCGCAGGGAGCTCACGGCCGCCTTGATGGCCGCGAGCGGGGTGCGCAGATCGTGGCTGACGGCGGCGAGCAGCGCGGTGCGGATGCGGTTCCCCTCTGCCAGCTCACGCGCCTGCCCGGCCTCCTGGGCCAGCCGCTGCCGGTCGAGGACGACGGCGGCCTGGGCGGCGAAGGCGGCGAGCACCCGGCGGTCCTCGGCGGGCAGGACCCGGCCGGAGAGCGCGAGCGCCATATGGTCGCCGACCGGCATGTCCACCTCCGCGTCCTCGGGCCGCTCGGGCGGCGGGGTGCCGCCGTGGCCGCCGACGCTGCCCGCGCAGGTCCAGGGGGCGACGTCGCTCTCCCGCTCCAGCAGCGCGACGGAGTCCATGGCGAAGGTCTCGCGGACCCGCTCCAGCAGCGCCTCCAGGCTGGTCTCGCCGCGCAGCACGCTGCCCGCGAGGAAGGACAGTATCTCGGACTCGGCGCGCAGCCGGGCGGCCTGATGGGTGCGGCGGGCGGCGAGATCCACCACGGAGGCCACACAGACCGCCACCGCCACGAAGATCGCTATGGCGACGATGTTCTCGGGGTCGGCGATGGTCAGGGTGTGGGTGGGCGGGGTGAAGTAGTAGTTGAGCAGCAGCGATCCGACGGCCGCCGAGGCGAGCGCGGGCACCATGCCGCCCAGCAGGGCGGCCAGCACATTGAGGAACAGGAAGAGCAGCACCTCGTTGGCGAAACCGGGCCCGGCCTCCGAGGCGAGGGTGGCGCCGGTGGCGGTGAGCAGCAGCGTGAGCAGGGCCGGTCCGGCCACCCCGACCACCCAGCCCGCGATCAGCCGGGAGCGGCCGAGCCGGGCGCCGCGCGCGACCGGCAGCCCGCGGCCCTTGGCGACCTCGTCATGGGTGACGATGTGGACGTCCAGGTCGGGCCCGGACTCCCGGGCGACGGTGGCGCCCACCCCGGGTCCGAACATGTACTGCCAGGTCTTGCGGCGGCTGGAGCCGAGCACGATCTGGGTGGCGTTGACCCCCCGGGCGAACTCCAGCAGCGCCCCGGGGATGTCCTCCCCTATGACGTGGTGGAAGGTGCCCCCGAGGTCTTCGACGAGGGTGCGCTGGACCGCCAGCTCCTTCGGGGAGGCCGAGGTCAGACCATCGCTGCGGGCGATGTAGACGGCGAGGATCTCGCTGCCGGAGCCCTTGGCCGCCATCCGGGCCGCCCGGCGGATCAGCGTCCGGCCCTCCGGGCCGCCCGTCAGCCCGACGACGATGCGCTCACGCGCCTGCCAGGTGGAGCGGATGGAGTGCTCGTCGCGGTACTGCTGGAGGTATTCGTCCACCCGGTCGGCGGTCCACAGCAGGGCCAGCTCGCGCAGCGCGGTCAGGTTCCCGGGCCGGAAGTAGTTCGAGAGCGCGGCGTCGACCTTGTCGGGCGCGTAGATGTTGCCGTGCGCCATGCGGCGGCGCAGCGCCTGGGGCGACATGTCGACCAGCTCGATCTGGTCGGCCCGGCGCACCACCTCGTCCGGGACGGTCTCCCGCTGGCGCACCCCCGTGATCGACTCCACCACGTCCCCCAGCGACTCCAGGTGCTGGATGTTGACGGTGGAGACGACGTCGACGCCCGCCCGCAGCAGCTCCTCGACGTCCTGCCAGCGCTTCTCGTTCCGGCAGCCGGGGACGTTGGTATGGGCGAGCTCGTCGACCAGCGCGACGGCGGGGCGGCGCGCCAGCACCGCGTCCACGTCCATCTCGCTGAAGGTGGACCCCCGGTACTCCACCTCCCGGCGGGGCACCTCCTCGAGCCCGTGCATCATCACCTGGGTGCGCCGACGGCCGTGGTGCTCCACGAAGCCGACCACGAGGTCCGTGCCCCGCTCGACCCGGCGGTGCCCCTCGGAGAGCATCGCGTAGGTCTTGCCGACGCCCGGTGCCGCACCGAGGTAGATCCGCAACTTTCCGCGTCCCATGCCCCTATTTTCCCTGTTGGACGGCGCCTGAGCGCTCGGCGAGCTTCCGGCGGGCGATACCCGTCGAGCAAACCCCGCTCCGGACCGGACCGGCCGTCCCTTGACGCCTCCCTTACGGCCATCGGCGCCCTCTTGACGCGTCTCTGACGCGCGGCGCCCGAACACCCCGGGACAACGCCCGGACACCCGGGGCGAATCCCGGGAAAAGCCGGTGGGCCGTACTCCGCAGAGAAGAGTACGGCCCACCGGTAGACGCTCACATCGGGCCGGGCCTTACGCCGTGGGCTCAGCCGGACGCGAGCGAGCAGCCCGCCAAGGCGTCAAGACCGGAGGGGGCGGTCGAGCCCTGGCGGGAGATCGAGAGTTCGATGCGGTCGATCGTCGAGGCGCGCTTGTCCTTCAGCGGGCCGAGGATCGCGTTCTGCACGAAGTTGGGGCCACCCTCGCCCGCGGAGGAGGCCAGCCGCTTGTTGGCCTCGTCGAGCTGGGTCTGGAGCAGCGCGACATTGCGGTCCACCTCGGCCTGGGCGGCGGCCGGTACGTCGCCGATCCCGGAGGCGACATCGGGGCAGCTGATCGTCTGGCCGGAGCCCGCGCCGGCCCCGCCGCCCTGCTCTTGCCCGCCCTGGCCGGCTCCCCCGCCCTGCTCGTCGGCGGGCTGGGACGCGGCGGCGGTCGGGCGCGCGGCGCCGCCCGCCTCGCCCGCTCCGGAGCCCGCTTCCGCCCCGCCGTCCGACAGCGTGCACTCGGCGAGCGCGTCCAGCCCCGCCGGCTTCTCGGCGTGCCGTCCTATGGAGATCGCGATGCGGTCCAGGGTGGACTTCCGCTTGTCCGCCAGCGGCCCGAGGATGGCGTTCTGCACGAAGTTGGGGCCGCCCTCGCCCTGGCTGGTGCCGAGCCGCTCGTTGGCCTCCGCCAGCTGGGTGTCCAGCAGGGCGAGGTTGCGGTCCACCTCGGCCTGAGCCTCCGCCGGGATCTCCGGGAGGGAACCGGCGACGGCGGGGCAGCTGATGGCCGAGGCCGCCTTGGTCGACGCACTGGCGTCGCCGCTGCCGTCCTGACCGGCCATGGCGGCTCCCACCGCGACGGCCGCACAGGTGATACCGCCGATCGCCCCGGAGAGGAGGATTCTCCGGCGGTGGAGTAACGGAAGGCCACGCGACATCTGATCACTCACCTCGTTGAGGTCGGACAGGGGGTGTCTCTCGCGACGCGCCTTCTCCCCCTCGGAGCGTCACAAGGTCTCGCGCCCATGAGTACGGCCGGTGCGGCGGGTGTGTTCAACGGGGTTCCGGGAAATCCCGAAAACCCGAAGGGAGGGCTCCGGAACATGCCGAAGGGGCCCGGGGGCCCTGCCCCGGGCCCCTTCCGGGCCTTGGCGCTCTGCGTACGCGACCTGCCGTACGCGAACTCTCGTGCGCGAGCCCGCCGTACGCGAGCTCTCGTGCGCGAGGGCGGCTCAGCGCACCTCGGAGATCTCCGGGCCCCGCTGCAGCCGGTCGGCGCCGCCCGCGAACCGCGAGCCCTGCGCCTCGTCCTGCTGCACCCCGTCGGGCACCATCTGCGCGTCGTCCGGCAGCTTGAGGACGATGGGGTCGCGCGGGGCCATCGGGCCCTCGCCGCGCACCACGACCGTGTCCCGGAAGATCGCTTCCAGGAGGCTGCCGGTCTCGGGCTGCACCGCGCCCTGCCCGGAGATCACACCGCGCAGGAACCAGCGGGGCCCGTCCACGCCGACGAAGCGGACCACCTGCACACCGTTCTTGCCGTCGGGGAGCTGCACCGGCACCTGGGCGCGCAGCTCCCAGCCGAGCGGGCCCTCGACCTCGTCCACGATCCCGCCCTGCTGGGTGATGCCGGTGGCGATCTCGTCGCGCACCTCGCCCCAGATGCCTTCCTTCTTGGGCGCGGCGAACCCCTGGAGCTGCACGGCGCTGTCCCGCAGCACCACGGTCGCGGCGACGATCGCGTCCCCCGCGACCTCCACCCGCAGCTCCATGCCCTCCACGCCGGGCACGAACAGACCACCGAGGTCCACCCGGCCCTCGCCGGGCTCGCGCACCTCGGACACGTCCCAGGGGCCCTCGGGGCGCGGGGCCGGCGGCAGGCTCACCCGCCCGCCCTCCACGGGTGCGGCGGTGTCCTCAGCGCCGTCCGCGTCCTCCGCGTCCTCGGCCAACTCGTCGGAGGTCACGTCGAGCGACTCGACGTCCTCCTTGCTGCGCTTGCGGCGACGTCCGAACACGTCATCGTCCTTCCCGGTCGGAACCGACCGAAGCGTATCCATTCCCACCCGTTGTGCCGTCCACGGCGGCATGACCGCCGGTGGACCCGAAGCCCCCTTCGGCCCGCGCCGACCCGGGAAGCTCCGCCACCTCCTGGAAGCGCACCTTCTCGACCTGCTGGACGACCAATTGGGCGATCCGGTCGAAGCGCTCGAACCGCACGCTCTCGCGCGGGTCCAGATTGACCACGATCACCTTGATCTCTCCACGGTACCCGGCATCGATGGTCCCCGGGGCATTCACCATGGCGACGCCGCAGCGCGCGGCGAGTCCGGACCGTGGATGCACGAAGGCGGCATACCCCTCCGGGAGCGCGATAGACACTCCGGTGGGCAGAACCGCGCGCTCCCCGGGGGCCAGCTCGGCGGGCTCGGTGGTGACCAGGTCGGCCCCGGCGTCGCCGGGGTGGGCGTAGCCGGGGACCGGCACCTCGGGGTCCACCCTGCGGATCAGCACGTCGACGGGGTGCGGGCTCATGGGTTCACCTCGAAAGCGCGCGCGACCTTCACCTGATCCGGATCGGCGAGCGCCGCGTCGATCTCCTCCGCCCGGCCGTTCTCGATGAAGTGGTCGACCCGCACCTCTATGAAGAGGGCCTGCGCCCGCACCGCGACGGGGCCGTCGGGGGCGTCGATCCGGCCCGTGGCCGAACAGTAGATCTTGCGTCCGTGCACGGCGGCCACCCGCGCCTCCAGGTGGAGCTCGGCGCCGACCGGCACGGGCCGCAGGAAGTCCGTCTCCAGCCGCCCGGTCACCGCGATCACCCGCTGGAGCCAGTTGAGCGACCCGAGCGTCTCGTCCAGCGCCGCGGCCAGCACCCCGCCGTGGGCCAGGCCAGGCGCGCCCTGATGGCCGCTGCGCACGGTGAACTCGGCGGTGACGCTCACGCCCTCGCCCGCCCGTGTGGTCAGCCCCAGGCCGCGCGCCTGGTCGCCGCAGCCGAAGCACTGGTCGTAGTGCGCGCCGAGGGTCTCCCCGGGCGCGGGCGCGTCGGGGTGGCGCACGGGGGGCTTGGAGGCCTCCGGCGGCGTCAGCCCTGTCGTTCGTCCACTCACAACGGCTGACCTTACCCGCGAGAACTGTCCGGGTCGGCGGCCATGCCAAGCTGATACGCATGCAGCCTTACGACGAACGCCTCAGCGCGCCCCGTTCCTGGTGGTTCATCGCCGTCCTGATGGGCGTCTCAGTGGGGTTGATCATGCTGCCGTTCGGCACCCTGCCGATGCTCGGCGGGCTGATCGGCGGGGCGGCACTGGCCTGCGTGGCGGTGAGTTCGTACGGCTCGGCGCGGGTGCGCGTGGTGGCGGACTCGCTGGTGGCCGGCGAGGCGAAGATCCCGGTGTCGGCACTGGGGACGCCGCAGGTGCTGGACGCCGCCGAGGCGGCCGCCTGGCGGACCTACAAGGCCGATCCGCGGGCGTTCATGCTGCTGCGCAGCTACATCCCGACCGCGCTGCGGGTGGAGGTCACCGATCCGGAGGACCCAACACCGTATGTGTATGTGTCCACACGGAATCCGGAGGCGCTCGCCGCCGCGCTCACGGCCGTTCGCTCGGCGTGACGGGGGCGCGCGAGGAGCTCACTTCTCCAGGGCTACGGGGAGGTCCCAGGGGATCTGCTTGGCCCGCAGATCCTTGCGGACCTTGCGCGCGAGCTTCTTGGTGTCGCGCCGGTTCATCGCGGCTCCCACGGCCGCGCCGACCATGAAGGGCGCCAGGGACGGCATGTTCCGGAAGCTGCGTCTGAGGACCTGCTGCCGCAGCTCGCGCTTCATCTGGACGCCGAGAGCCGCGTTGACGGTCGCCGGCTGGGCGACGTCGATACCGCGCTCCTCGGCCCAGGCGCCGAGGTAGGCGACGGCGCGCTGACGCGTGGAGCCGGGCGCGCGCACCCCGTAGACCTCGTGCAGCTCGGCGATCAGCTTGAACTCTATGGAGGCCACGCCGACGATCTCGGCGGCCAGCTCGGTGGGCATGGCGGGCGGGGCCGGCAGCATCGCCGCGGCACCGACGCCCGCGCCCACTGTGGCGGTGCCGCCCGCGGCACCGGCCACCAGCTTGTCCGCGAGCTCTTCGGGGCCCAGCCCGGGGAACTGCTTGCGCAGCGTCGCGAGATCGCGGACAGCGATACGTGGAGCGTTCGCGATGATCCGGTCGGCGACCGCGTAGACCCCCGCTCTCGCGCGCTCACCGCCTCGTCGCACACCACGGCCGACAGCGGTCGCGAGCGAGGCCACCCGGCCTCGCCCGGTCTCGTTCATGTCGTCGTGTTCCACCTCCACGCCGACCCCGCGGCTCAGGCCGCGCAGTCGCGGCAGATCGGCTGGCCGTTCTTGGTCTCGGCGGCCAGCTGGCTGCGGTGGTGCACGAGGAAGCAGCTCATGCAGGTGAACTCGTCGGCCTGGCGGGGCAGGACCCGGACGGACAACTCCTCGTTGGAGAGGTCCGCGCCGGGTAGCTCCAGGCCCTCGGCCTGCTCGAACTCATCCACGTCGACGGTGGACGCGGACTTGTCGTTCCGCCGGGCCTTCAGTTCCTCGATGCTGTCCTCGTTGACGTCATCGTCGGTCTTGCGTGGGGTGTCGTAATCCGTTGCCATGTTTGTCTCCCCCTCTGGGTGTCTGTGGTGTCTCCAGCGCACGTAACGCGTGAGAGGCCGGACTTGTGCCCGACCCGAGGCGGAGATTTTGCCTCACATCAAGGTCTGTTACTCAATCGACACCCAACCGCACCCCTGAAGAGGTGATCGGGTTGGATGGCCATCGGGACCGTACACGGTCCGAATGTCGCACTCACATGCGCCATGACGTGTACTTCCCGTGATCACGGCCCCTGAAAACCCGGATTTTCCCGGCTTTCCGTCAACCGTGACGATCACACAGAGTATATGGCCGGAAAATCGCCCATGTGATCGATCACACACCCTACATCGGGTGGGCGGATCACGAAAATTCCGCCCAAAGCGAACACATCCCGGCGGAACCCCGGCCGCGCGCTCTCCGACCTCACACCGGCAGCACCACCCGCATCACCAGGCCGCCTCCCTCGCGCGGCTCCGCCGCGATGCGGCCGCCGTGGGCGCGCGCCACCGAGCGCGCGATCGACAGCCCGAGGCCGACGCCCTTGTCGCTGCCGGTGCGCTCCGTACGGAGCCTGCGGAATGGCTCGAAGATGTTGTCCATCTCGTAGGCGGGGACCACCGGGCCGGTGTTCGCGACCACCAGCACGGCCTGGCCCTGCCGGCTCTCGGTGGTGACCTCCACCCAGCCGTCCTGTGCCACGTTGTACCGCACCGCGTTCTGGACCAGGTTCAGGGCGATCCGCTCCAGCAGCACCCCGTTGCCCTGGACCACCGCGGGGGCGCGCTGTCCGCGCAGCTCCACGCCCTTGTCCTCCGCCTCCGCCCGCACCTGCTCCAGCGCCTGGGAGGCCACCTCGGCGAGATCCACCGGCTTGCGGTCGACGATCTCGTTGTCGCTGCGGGCCAGCAACAGCAGGCCCTCCACCAGCTGCTCGCTGCGCTCGTTGGTGGCCAGCAGGGTCTTGCCCAGCTGGGTCAGCTCCGGGGACGCCTGCGGGTCCGAGAGCTGCACCTCCAGCAGGGTGCGGTTGATCGCCAGCGGCGTGCGCAGCTCGTGCGAGGCGTTGGCGACGAACCGCTGCTGGGCGGTGAACGCCCGGTCCAGGCGCTCCAGCATCTCGTCGAAGGTGTCGGCGAGCTCCTTGAGCTCGTCGTCCGGGCCGTCCAGCTCGATCCGGCGGGACAGGTCCGAGCCCGCCACCTGGCGCGCGGTCCGGGTGATCCGGCCGAGCGGCGAGAGCACCCGTCCGGCCATCGCGTAGCCGAAGGCGAAGGCGATCACGGACAGACCCAGGAGGGCTATCAGGGAGCGGCGCAGCAGCCCGTCGAGGGCCAGCTGGCGCTGCTCCTTCATACAGGTGTTCAGGACCGCGTTGAACTGGTCGGGGCTGCTCTGGCCGATGATCTCGGGGCAGGTGTTGTTGGTCGGCTGGACACTGCCGCCGACCAGCTTGAACGGCAGCTCGTTGCCGACGTGCAGGGCCTGGGCGGCCAGCAGGTAGATGATCGTCAGCAGCACCACCCCGGCGATCAGGAACATCCCGCCGTACAGCAGGGTGAGCCGTATCCGGATCGTGGGGCGCAGCCAGGGGTTGGGGCGCGAGCCGGCCTGCGGGTCCCAGCTGGGCTTGGGCGGCACCGTCGGCGGCAGCGGGGTCGGAGTCGTCGCCATGCCCGATCAGATCCGGTAACCCGAGCCGGGGACGGTGACGATCACCGCGGGCTCGCCCAGCTTGCGGCGCAGGGTCATCACGGTCACCCGCACCACGTTGGTGAACGGGTCGGTGTTCTCGTCCCAGGCCTTCTCCAGCAGCTGCTCCGCGGAGACCACGGCGCCCTCGCTGCGCAGGAGCACCTCCAGCACCGCGAACTCCTTGGGCGCCAGCTGGATCTCCTTGCCGTCCCGGAACACCTCACGGCGGTTGGGGTCCAGCTTGATCCCGGCGCGCTCGAGGACGGGCGGCAGGGCCACGGTCGTCCGGCGGCCGAGCGCCCGGACGCGCGCGATCAGTTCGCTGAAGGCGAAGGGCTTGGGCAGATAGTCGTCCGCGCCGATCTCCAGGCCCTCCACCCGGTCGCTGACGTCGCCGGAGGCGGTGAGCATCAGCACACGGGTGGGGATGCCGAGT encodes the following:
- a CDS encoding sensor histidine kinase — encoded protein: MGRGKLRIYLGAAPGVGKTYAMLSEGHRRVERGTDLVVGFVEHHGRRRTQVMMHGLEEVPRREVEYRGSTFSEMDVDAVLARRPAVALVDELAHTNVPGCRNEKRWQDVEELLRAGVDVVSTVNIQHLESLGDVVESITGVRQRETVPDEVVRRADQIELVDMSPQALRRRMAHGNIYAPDKVDAALSNYFRPGNLTALRELALLWTADRVDEYLQQYRDEHSIRSTWQARERIVVGLTGGPEGRTLIRRAARMAAKGSGSEILAVYIARSDGLTSASPKELAVQRTLVEDLGGTFHHVIGEDIPGALLEFARGVNATQIVLGSSRRKTWQYMFGPGVGATVARESGPDLDVHIVTHDEVAKGRGLPVARGARLGRSRLIAGWVVGVAGPALLTLLLTATGATLASEAGPGFANEVLLFLFLNVLAALLGGMVPALASAAVGSLLLNYYFTPPTHTLTIADPENIVAIAIFVAVAVCVASVVDLAARRTHQAARLRAESEILSFLAGSVLRGETSLEALLERVRETFAMDSVALLERESDVAPWTCAGSVGGHGGTPPPERPEDAEVDMPVGDHMALALSGRVLPAEDRRVLAAFAAQAAVVLDRQRLAQEAGQARELAEGNRIRTALLAAVSHDLRTPLAAIKAAVSSLRSDDVAWSAEDEAELLEGIESGADRLDHLVGNLLDISRLQTGTVTPLIREIDLDEVVPMALVGVPEADVALDIPEELPMVAVDPGLLERAVANIVENAVKYSPPDRPVLVSASALGDRVELRVADGGPGVPDSEKDRIFEPFQRYGDAPRGAGVGLGLAVARGFAEAVGGRLTAEDTPGGGMTMVLTLRVARDRPPADPGLPVQVGSTSGTTAQKGRPAR
- a CDS encoding DUF3710 domain-containing protein, producing MFGRRRKRSKEDVESLDVTSDELAEDAEDADGAEDTAAPVEGGRVSLPPAPRPEGPWDVSEVREPGEGRVDLGGLFVPGVEGMELRVEVAGDAIVAATVVLRDSAVQLQGFAAPKKEGIWGEVRDEIATGITQQGGIVDEVEGPLGWELRAQVPVQLPDGKNGVQVVRFVGVDGPRWFLRGVISGQGAVQPETGSLLEAIFRDTVVVRGEGPMAPRDPIVLKLPDDAQMVPDGVQQDEAQGSRFAGGADRLQRGPEISEVR
- the dut gene encoding dUTP diphosphatase is translated as MSPHPVDVLIRRVDPEVPVPGYAHPGDAGADLVTTEPAELAPGERAVLPTGVSIALPEGYAAFVHPRSGLAARCGVAMVNAPGTIDAGYRGEIKVIVVNLDPRESVRFERFDRIAQLVVQQVEKVRFQEVAELPGSARAEGGFGSTGGHAAVDGTTGGNGYASVGSDREGR
- a CDS encoding PaaI family thioesterase codes for the protein MSGRTTGLTPPEASKPPVRHPDAPAPGETLGAHYDQCFGCGDQARGLGLTTRAGEGVSVTAEFTVRSGHQGAPGLAHGGVLAAALDETLGSLNWLQRVIAVTGRLETDFLRPVPVGAELHLEARVAAVHGRKIYCSATGRIDAPDGPVAVRAQALFIEVRVDHFIENGRAEEIDAALADPDQVKVARAFEVNP
- a CDS encoding DUF3093 domain-containing protein translates to MQPYDERLSAPRSWWFIAVLMGVSVGLIMLPFGTLPMLGGLIGGAALACVAVSSYGSARVRVVADSLVAGEAKIPVSALGTPQVLDAAEAAAWRTYKADPRAFMLLRSYIPTALRVEVTDPEDPTPYVYVSTRNPEALAAALTAVRSA
- a CDS encoding DUF4193 domain-containing protein; the encoded protein is MATDYDTPRKTDDDVNEDSIEELKARRNDKSASTVDVDEFEQAEGLELPGADLSNEELSVRVLPRQADEFTCMSCFLVHHRSQLAAETKNGQPICRDCAA
- a CDS encoding sensor histidine kinase, with translation MATTPTPLPPTVPPKPSWDPQAGSRPNPWLRPTIRIRLTLLYGGMFLIAGVVLLTIIYLLAAQALHVGNELPFKLVGGSVQPTNNTCPEIIGQSSPDQFNAVLNTCMKEQRQLALDGLLRRSLIALLGLSVIAFAFGYAMAGRVLSPLGRITRTARQVAGSDLSRRIELDGPDDELKELADTFDEMLERLDRAFTAQQRFVANASHELRTPLAINRTLLEVQLSDPQASPELTQLGKTLLATNERSEQLVEGLLLLARSDNEIVDRKPVDLAEVASQALEQVRAEAEDKGVELRGQRAPAVVQGNGVLLERIALNLVQNAVRYNVAQDGWVEVTTESRQGQAVLVVANTGPVVPAYEMDNIFEPFRRLRTERTGSDKGVGLGLSIARSVARAHGGRIAAEPREGGGLVMRVVLPV
- a CDS encoding response regulator transcription factor encodes the protein MRVLVVEDEQLLADAVATGLRREAMAVDVVYDGAAALERIAVNDYDVVVLDRDLPLVHGDDVCRKIVELGIPTRVLMLTASGDVSDRVEGLEIGADDYLPKPFAFSELIARVRALGRRTTVALPPVLERAGIKLDPNRREVFRDGKEIQLAPKEFAVLEVLLRSEGAVVSAEQLLEKAWDENTDPFTNVVRVTVMTLRRKLGEPAVIVTVPGSGYRI